In one window of Microtus ochrogaster isolate Prairie Vole_2 unplaced genomic scaffold, MicOch1.0 UNK56, whole genome shotgun sequence DNA:
- the Vps37c gene encoding vacuolar protein sorting-associated protein 37C isoform X1, translated as MEGLKDKTLQELEDMQNDPDAITRLALESPEVQDLQLEREMALATNRSLAEQNLEFQGPLEISRSNLSDKYQELRKLMERCQEQKAKLEKFSSALQPGTLLDLLQIEGMKIEEESEAMAEKFLEGEVPLETFLESFSSMRTLLHLRRVRVEKLQDVVRRPRALPELAGDAPPPRPPPPRPAPQATPPVTEDQPPQPSVVTPYPLPYSPSPGLPVGPTAQGALQPAPFPVVSQPSSYGGPLGPSYPAPQPGPRAAAGYSWSPQRSVPPVPGYPVVPTSTSGPGYPLMGSRAPAPGYPQQSPYLPSRSKPPYPTQPQLPGFPGQSQPPVPPQPPYPPGPTPPYGFHPPGPAWPRY; from the exons GTTCAGGACCTTCAGTTAGAACGAGAGATGGCACTAGCCACCAACCGGAGCCTGGCAGAGCAGAACTTGGAGTTCCAGGGTCCCTTGGAAATCAGCCGCTCTAACCTTTCAGACAAATACCAGGAGCTGCGGAAGCTTATGGAACGGTGCCAGGAACAGAAAGCCAAGCTGG agAAATTTTCCTCAGCATTGCAACCTGGGACCTTGCTGGACCTTCTGCAGATCGAAGGCATGAAGATTGAGGAGGAGTCTGAG GCCATGGCGGAGAAGTTCCTGGAAGGTGAGGTGCCCTTGGAGACCTTCTTAGAGTCCTTCTCCTCCATGAGGACACTGCTGCACCTGCGCCGAGTCCGCGTGGAGAAGCTCCAGGACGTGGTGAGGCGGCCCCGGGCTTTGCCGGAGTTGGCTGGAGATGCTCCTCCACCACGTCCACCGCCTCCACGCCCAGCGCCCCAGGCGACACCCCCTGTGACTGAAGACCAGCCTCCACAGCCCTCTGTTGTGACTCCCTACCCTTTACCCTACAGCCCATCGCCAGGCTTGCCTGTGGGCCCTACAGCCCAGGGAGCCCTACAGCCAGCCCCCTTCCCTGTGGTGTCCCAGCCTTCCTCCTATGGTGGGCCTCTGGGTCCATCTTACCCAGCACCTCAGCCAGGACCCAGGGCTGCTGCGGGCTACTCTTGGTCCCCACAGAGGAGTGTGCCACCTGTGCCTGGCTATCCTGTGGTCCCAACTAGCACCTCTGGTCCAGGATACCCATTAATGGGAAGCCGAGCTCCTGCTCCTGGGTATCCCCAACAGTCCCCCTACCTACCATCAAGAAGCAAACCTCCCTACCCAACACAGCCTCAGCTCCCAGGCTTCCCAGGACAGTCACAGCCTCCAGTGCCCCCTCAACCTCCATATCCTCCTGGGCCAACCCCTCCCTATGGCTTTCATCCCCCGGGACCTGCCTGGCCTAGATACTAG
- the Vps37c gene encoding vacuolar protein sorting-associated protein 37C isoform X2, with amino-acid sequence MKIEEESEAMAEKFLEGEVPLETFLESFSSMRTLLHLRRVRVEKLQDVVRRPRALPELAGDAPPPRPPPPRPAPQATPPVTEDQPPQPSVVTPYPLPYSPSPGLPVGPTAQGALQPAPFPVVSQPSSYGGPLGPSYPAPQPGPRAAAGYSWSPQRSVPPVPGYPVVPTSTSGPGYPLMGSRAPAPGYPQQSPYLPSRSKPPYPTQPQLPGFPGQSQPPVPPQPPYPPGPTPPYGFHPPGPAWPRY; translated from the exons ATGAAGATTGAGGAGGAGTCTGAG GCCATGGCGGAGAAGTTCCTGGAAGGTGAGGTGCCCTTGGAGACCTTCTTAGAGTCCTTCTCCTCCATGAGGACACTGCTGCACCTGCGCCGAGTCCGCGTGGAGAAGCTCCAGGACGTGGTGAGGCGGCCCCGGGCTTTGCCGGAGTTGGCTGGAGATGCTCCTCCACCACGTCCACCGCCTCCACGCCCAGCGCCCCAGGCGACACCCCCTGTGACTGAAGACCAGCCTCCACAGCCCTCTGTTGTGACTCCCTACCCTTTACCCTACAGCCCATCGCCAGGCTTGCCTGTGGGCCCTACAGCCCAGGGAGCCCTACAGCCAGCCCCCTTCCCTGTGGTGTCCCAGCCTTCCTCCTATGGTGGGCCTCTGGGTCCATCTTACCCAGCACCTCAGCCAGGACCCAGGGCTGCTGCGGGCTACTCTTGGTCCCCACAGAGGAGTGTGCCACCTGTGCCTGGCTATCCTGTGGTCCCAACTAGCACCTCTGGTCCAGGATACCCATTAATGGGAAGCCGAGCTCCTGCTCCTGGGTATCCCCAACAGTCCCCCTACCTACCATCAAGAAGCAAACCTCCCTACCCAACACAGCCTCAGCTCCCAGGCTTCCCAGGACAGTCACAGCCTCCAGTGCCCCCTCAACCTCCATATCCTCCTGGGCCAACCCCTCCCTATGGCTTTCATCCCCCGGGACCTGCCTGGCCTAGATACTAG
- the Cd5 gene encoding T-cell surface glycoprotein CD5 produces the protein MDSHQVLLAAVYLLGTLVAFCHGQSRLDDSGLQVTLSGLNSKCQGKLEVQMEGLWRTVCSSSWSWKQGLWRNPHQVSGVCQQLGCGDPLVLGYFSLLNISQHQILCHGPLGSFSNCSRNSPARCLPLTLICQEPLRMTPPPTTAPPTTVPEPTAPPRLQLVPGHEGLRCAGVVEFYNGSRGGTILYEAKDRPLGLGNLICNALQCGSFLTHLSKPEAAATTAPEELKGPKPLPIRWEVQNASCASLEQCFQKTMPQESGQELSVVCSGFQPKVQSRLVGGSSVCEGIAEVRQGSQWAALCDSNMARGPARWEELCQEQQCGNLLSFRALDADKSTPGLFCTQEKLSRCYQLQKKKCKRVFVTCQDPNPAGLAPGTVASIILTLVLLVVLLVMCGPLIYKKLVKKFRQKKQRQWIGPTGVNQNVSFHRSHTATVRLETPITSHVDNEYSQPSRNSHLSAYPALEGALHRASTQPDNSSDSDYDLQVAQRL, from the exons ATGGACTCCCACCAAGTGCTGCTAGCTGCCGTGTACCTGCTGGGAACCCTGG TTGCTTTCTGCCATGGTCAGTCCCGACTGGATGACTCAG GTCTCCAGGTGACACTAAGTGGCCTCAACTCCAAGTGTCAGGGTAAACTGGAGGTTCAGATGGAAGGCCTGTGGAGGACTGTGTGCAGTTCCAGTTGGAGCTGGAAGCAGGGCCTCTGGAGAAATCCCCATCAAGTCTCTGGAGTGTGCCAGCAGCTGGGATGTGGTGACCCCTTGGTCCTCGGCTACTTCTCTTTATTGAACATATCCCAGCACCAGATCCTCTGTCACGGACCCCTGGGGTCTTTCTCCAACTGCAGCAGAAACTCACCAGCCAGGTGCCTTCCACTGACCCTGATCTGCCAAG AGCCCTTAAGGATGACACCTCCACCCACAACTGCTCCACCCACCACCGTGCCGGAGCCCACAG ctcctcccagactGCAGCTGGTGCCGGGACACGAGGGCCTGAGGTGTGCGGGTGTGGTGGAATTCTACAACGGCAGCAGAGGTGGCACCATCCTCTATGAGGCCAAGGACAGGCCCCTGGGCCTGGGGAACCTTATCTGTAACGCTCTGCAGTGTGGATCTTTCTTGACACATCTGTCGAAGCCAGAGGCAGCAGCAACGACAGCTCCTGAAGAGCTGAAGGGCCCCAAGCCCTTGCCAATTCGATGGGAGGTGCAGAATGCGAGCTGTGCCTCGCTGGAGCAGTGCTTCCAGAAAACGATGCCCCAGGAGAGCGGCCAGGAGCTATCGGTCGTCTGTTCTG GTTTCCAGCCCAAGGTTCAGAGCCGCCTGGTGGGGGGCAGCAGCGTGTGTGAGGGCATCGCTGAAGTGCGCCAGGGATCACAGTGGGCTGCTCTGTGTGACAGTAATATGGCCAGGGGTCCGGCGCGGTGGGAGGAGCTGTGTCAGGAGCAGCAGTGTGGCAACCTCCTCTCCTTCCGTGCGCTGGATGCTGACAAGTCCACCCCTGGGCTCTTCTGTACCCAGGAGAAGCTGTCTCGGTGTTACCAGCTTCAGAAAAAGAAGTGCAAGAGGGTGTTCGTCACGT GCCAAGACCCAAACCCAGCAGGCCTGGCCCCAGGCACTGTGGCCAGCATCATCCTGACCCTTGTCCTCCTGGTGGTGCTGCTGGTCATGTGTGGGCCTCTGATCTACAAGAAGCTGGTGAAGAAAT TCCGTCAGAAGAAGCAGCGTCAGTGGATTGGCCCCACGGGAGTGAACCAGAACG TGTCTTTCCACCGCAGCCACACGGCAACTGTAAGGCTTGAGACCCCGATAACCTCTCATGTGGACAATGAATACAGTCAGCCTTCCAGGAACTCCCACCTGTCAGCTTACCCAG CTCTGGAAGGGGCTCTACACCGTGCTTCCACCCAGCCTGACAATTCCTCTGATAGCGACTATGACCTGCAAGTGGCCCAGAGACTATAA